A portion of the Girardinichthys multiradiatus isolate DD_20200921_A chromosome 23, DD_fGirMul_XY1, whole genome shotgun sequence genome contains these proteins:
- the fgl1 gene encoding fibrinogen-like protein 1, with protein sequence MRGPSIASLTGLIMMAACTQFLNASDICSGELAQLREQEQLLKRELQKQELLLRRLQLMSQQDDMNNPRSEQVQDTQYTDCSQVYSSGFKSSGLYRIKPSGSPSAVKVYCDMTEGGGWTVLQRRINGTETFNRSWTEYKDGFGDLNAEFWLGNDNLHFLTTQGNYSVKINLEDFDGHQRYAEYKNFQVANEKDYYRLTFGDYVGTAGDALTGSYQVPEAKWAGHQSMKFSTYDRDNDNYRGNCAQEDKGGWWFNKCHLANLNGLYYPNGHYSALTDDGMVWYPWRGWWYSLKTSVMKLRPVDYKTGLTNDQIRVSL encoded by the exons ATGAGAGGCCCTTCTATTGCCTCACTGACAGGACTGATAATGATGGCCGCTTGCACCCAGTTTCTCAAC GCGTCAGACATCTGCAGTGGAGAGCTGGCTCAATTGCGGGAGCAGGAGCAGCTTTTGAAGAGAGAGCTTCAGAAACAGGAGCTCCTCCTACGCAGATTACAGCTGATGAGCCAACAGGACGACATGAACAATCCCAGATCTGAACAGGTCCAGGACACCCAGTACACAG ACTGCTCCCAGGTCTACAGTTCGGGCTTTAAATCCAGTGGTCTGTATCGGATCAAGCCCAGTGGGAGCCCCTCAGCGGTCAAAGTCTACTGTGATATGACTGAAGGAGGAGGCTGGACTGTCCTGCAGAGACGGATCAATGGCACAGAGACATTTAACAG GTCGTGGACAGAGTATAAGGATGGCTTTGGAGACTTGAATGCAGAATTTTGGCTTGGAAATGACAACCTGCATTTCCTCACAACACAAG GGAATTATTCAGTGAAGATCAACTTGGAAGACTTTGATGGCCACCAGCGCTATGCTGAGTACAAGAACTTCCAAGTAGCAAATGAAAAG GATTACTACCGCCTTACCTTCGGAGACTATGTTGGTACTGCTGGGGATGCTTTGACTGGAAGCTACCAGGTTCCTGAGGCCAAATGGGCAGGTCACCAGAGTATGAAATTCAGCACCTACGACCGGGACAATGACAACTACAGGGGCAACTGTGCTCAGGAAGACAAAGGAGGCTGGTGGTTCAACAA ATGCCACTTGGCCAATCTCAATGGCTTATACTATCCCAACGGACACTACAGTGCTTTGACAGATGATGGTATGGTCTGGTACCCTTGGAGAGGGTGGTGGTACTCACTGAAGACCAGTGTCATGAAGCTGAGACCTGTAGACTACAAAACTGGTCTCACTAATGACCAGATTAGAGTTTCTCTTTAG
- the LOC124860595 gene encoding cyclic nucleotide-gated cation channel-like produces MTGTLHDSHRLSVKTWTEEESDRADSILSRGQSICDDTSSELQRMAAIERNSQSSFRGRGALSRIVSMVMTLREWAQKSLAEETERPDSFLERFRGPANMDMQAPPSRFSHSHTGSDTGNEIRCSQRKRRKKWKVVVLSPSDDAYYNWLIVVGAAVFYNFTLLVVRACFDELQMKNILVWLVLDYICDGVYILDIAVRLHTGFLDQGLLVKDVRRLRETYIRTLQCTLDVCSILPTDLLYLIAGMSYTPLLRFNRLLRLPRLFEFFERTETRTSYPNTFRICKLVLYILVIIHWNACGYYSFSKVLGLGSDSWVYPNSSDPEFGSLARSYIYCLYWSTLTLTTIGETPPPVRDEEYLFLIFDFLIGVLIFASIVGNVGSMISNMNATRAGFQNRVDALKHYMHFRHVSKVLEQRVIRWFDYLWTNQKTIDEQEVLRSLPNKLRAEIAINVHLDTLKKVRIFQDCEAGLLVELVLKLRPQVFSPGDYICRKGDVGKEMYIIKEGHLAVVGDDRVTQFAVLTAGSCFGEISILNISGSKMGNRRTANIRSLGYSDLFCLSKQDLMEALQEFPHARSQLEQRGRDILQKEGLLEEVSVSAGEELEEKLERMESGLDRLQTSFARLQSEFNSSQLRLKKRITDLEHNITTATNGSGFLSDPDGTESISGCDFVRSEINIRL; encoded by the exons AGGACAATCGATATGTGATGACACTTCTTCAGAGCTGCAGAGAATGGCAGCCATTGAAAGGAATTCCCAGAGTTCCTTTCGAGGCAGAGGAGCGCTGTCCAG AATAGTGAGTATGGTGATGACTCTGAGGGAATGGGCCCAGAAGAGTCTGGCCGAGGAGACAGAGCGACCCGATTCCTTTTTGGAGCGCTTCAGGGGTCCGGCCAACATGGACATGCAGGCCCCGCCCAGCAGGTTCAGCCACAGCCAcactggttctgatacaggaaATGAAATTCGATGCTCCCAGCGCAA gaggaggaagaagtggAAAGTTGTGGTTTTATCCCCATCTGATGATGCCTACTACAACTGGCTGATAGTGGTTGGGGCAGCAGTTTTTTATAACTTCACCCTATTAGTTGTAAG GGCCTGTTTTGATGAGCTTCAGATGAAAAATATTCTGGTATGGCTAGTGCTAGACTACATCTGTGATGGAGTCTACATACTGGATATAGCTGTTCGTCTCCACACAG GGTTTTTGGATCAAGGCTTGTTGGTGAAAGATGTGCGTCGTCTGAGAGAAACCTACATCCGAACATTACAGTGTACACTGGATGTCTGCTCCATCCTCCCTACGGATCTCCTGTACCTCATAGCTGGAATGAGCTACACTCCTCTTCTACGGTTCAACCGGCTGCTGCGGCTGCCACGCCTGTTCGAGTTCTTCGAACGAACAGAAACACGAACGAGCTATCCAAATACATTCCGCATCTGCAAGTTAGTCCTCTACATCCTGGTTATCATCCACTGGAATGCCTGTGGGTACTACAGTTTCTCCAAAGTCCTGGGTCTGGGCTCCGACTCATGGGTTTATCCAAATTCTTCTGACCCTGAGTTTGGATCCCTAGCCAGAAGCTATATATACTGTCTGTACTGGTCGACTCTGACACTCACCACCATTGGTGAGACCCCTCCTCCTGTCAGAGATGAGGAATATCTGTTCTTGATATTTGACTTTCTG ATTGGTGTTCTGATATTTGCCTCCATTGTTGGCAATGTTGGATCCATGATCTCCAACATGAATGCAACACGAGCTGGCTTTCAAAACCGCGTAGATGCCCTCAAACACTATATGCACTTCAGACATGTCAGCAAGGTCCTGGAGCAGCGTGTCATTCGCTGGTTTGACTACCTCTGGACTAATCAGAAGACGATAGATGAACAAGAAGTGCTGAGAAGCTTGCCAAATAAACTGCGCGCAGAGATCGCAATTAATGTTCATCTGGACACACTGAAGAAG GTGCGTATTTTCCAGGATTGTGAGGCAGGTCTCCTCGTAGAGTTGGTGTTAAAACTTCGACCCCAGGTTTTCAGTCCTGGTGACTACATCTGCAGAAAG GGTGATGTGGGTAAGGAGATGTACATCATTAAAGAGGGCCACCTGGCAGTGGTGGGGGATGACAGAGTCACCCAGTTTGCTGTCCTGACCGCAGGAAGCTGCTTTGGAGAAATCAGCATCCTAAACATCAGCGGCAGCAAGATGGGGAACAGACGCACCGCTAACATAAGGAGTCTGGGCTACTCAGACCTCTTCTGCCTTTCCAAACAAGACCTGATGGAGGCACTTCAAGAGTTCCCCCACGCCAGGTCCCAGCTGGAGCAGAGGGGGAGGGACATCCTTCAGAAGGAGGGTCTTTTGGAGGAGGTCAGCGTGTCTGCTGGAGAAGAACTGGAGGAGAAGCTGGAGAGGATGGAGTCCGGTCTGGATCGTCTGCAG ACAAGTTTCGCGCGCCTGCAGAGCGAGTTCAACTCTTCCCAGCTTCGACTGAAAAAGAGAATCACAGACCTTGAACACAACATCACCACAGCAACCAACGGCAGCGGCTTCCTGTCAGACCCTGACGGCACTGAGAGCATCTCTGGCTGTGACTTTGTACGATCTGAAATCAACATCCGACTCTGA
- the LOC124860538 gene encoding calmegin-like → MQSISLVLGMLLVAPVSAAGLLGFIESIMLSIHQRPWLMGVYVFVVGLPLVLFVSFMWPDKRFGPPDQPYYYKKTDDVQADDPEVSLQRKSASSKRSRISEQTCTEKRSTHKRMLSKH, encoded by the exons ATGCAGTCAATATCTCTGGTGCTGGGTATGCTGCTGGTGGCTCCAGTGTCTGCTGCAGGGCTG CTTGGTTTTATAGAGAGCATCATGTtgtccatccaccaacgtcccTGGCTCATGGGTGTCTATGTCTTCGTTGTTGGACTTCCCCTTGTTCTCTTTGTTAGCTTCATGTGGCCTGACAAG AGGTTTGGCCCTCCCGATCAACCATATTACTATAAGAAGACAGATGATGTCCAAGCAGATGATCCAGAGGTCTCGCTGCAGAGAAAATCAGCAAGCTCCAAAA gatcGCGGATCAGTGAACAGACCTGTACAGAGAAAAGATCAACTCACAAGAGGATGCTGAGCAAACACTAA